Sequence from the Sphingomonas sp. KR3-1 genome:
GCCGCTGCCGAGCGGCCGCGCGCGCCGGGCAAGCCCGGCTTCGGTGCGCGGGGCGCCCCGCAGGCGCGTTCGGATCGCGGCGAGGAACGCCCGCGCGGCCCGGGCAAGCCGGGCTTCGGCCCACGCGCGGCGCCGCAGGCGCGCTCGGAGCGTGGCGAGGAACGGCCTCGCGGCCCGGGCAAGCCGGGCTTCGGCCCGCGTGCCGCGCCGCAGGACCGCTCCGATCGCCGCGACGAAAGGCCGCGGGGCCCGGGCAAGCCCGGCGCTGCCGCCCGTCCCCGGTCCCAGGCCCGCGACGATGCCGAGCGCCCGCGCGGTCCCGGCAAGCCCGGTCCGCGTGCCCCCCGCGAAGAGGCAGCTGCCAACCCTGCGCGCGCCGCCCGTGCCCGCGCCCACCGCGAGACGCTGCAGCCGCGCGAGGGCGATTTCGTCGATCGGCCCAAGCCTTCGCGCCGTCCGGACCGCGGCCCCGCCGGTGGCCGCGGCAAGCCGAGCAAGCCCGCGCGCCCGCCAAGGACGCGCAAATGAGGGTCATCGCCGGGGAATGGCGCGGTCGCCCGCTGGTCGCGCCCAAGGGCGACACCACCCGCCCCACCGCCGATCGCACGCGCGAGGCGCTGTTCTCGATGCTCGCCAGCCGCCTCGGCAGCTTCGAGGAGCTGGCGGTGGCGGACCTGTTCGCAGGGTCCGGCGCGCTGGGGCTCGAGGCGCTGTCGCGCGGCGCTGCCTCGTGCCTGTTCGTCGAGCAGGACAAGCCGGCGCTCGATGCGCTGCGGGCGAACATCACCAAGCTCGGCGCCAAGGGGGCGGAGGTCCGCCCCGGCTCGGTGCTCGCGCTCGGCCCCGCGCGCGCCCCGCTCGACCTGATCCTGATGGACCCGCCTTACGGCACCGGCGCCGGCAGCGTCGCGCTCGACAAGCTTGGCCGGCTCGGCTGGGCGGGCCCGGCGACCTGGATCAGCATCGAGACCGCCAAGGACGAAGTGCCCGACATCGCCGGCTTCACCACCGATGTCAGCCGCGTCCATGGCAAGGCGCGGCTCACGCTGCTGCGCATCGCCGGCTAGAGGCCCACCGGCTAGAGATAGGCCCGGAGCACGAACTCGACGTCACGGGTCTTGCCGCCGTCGCTGTCGACCGTCGCCCTGACTTGCCTGCCCGGCGGTCCTGCCAGTGCAAGCGCCACCGCCCGCGGCTCGCCGACCAGGCGATCGCCCTTTTTCAGCCCCGCCGCGGCGGCGGGACTGCCGGTGCCGACATCGGCGATCACCACCTTGCCCTTGTCGAGATCGAGCCGCAGCCCCGAAAAGGCATAGGCGATCGGGGGCACCCGCGCGTCGTTGGGCGCGATGTAGAGCGATTCGCTCGAAACGTCGGTGGTCAGGTGCAGCTGCCCGAGCAGGTTCAGTCCGATCAGCCCGTCCTGCCCCAGCGTCGGGCTGCCCGGCTCGTCGAGCCGCACCAGCTGGTTCTCGAAGGCATAGGTACCGATCCGCACGCGCGGCGCGCGGATGATCCGCCCGGGCACCGCACCCGGGCCGATGCCGTAGGACTGGGTGGGCGCATAGGGCTTGCTGTCGTCCCACAGCCCGCTCCTGCGCGTCGCCCGGCCGTTCAGCGACATGCCGCCCGGCGAGCCGGTATCGAGCAGGAAATCGCCGATGAATCCGCCGACCGTGCCTTCCGCGATGATCGACGCGCCGCCGGGGTTGCGCGTGAAGTGCGACTTGATCCGGGTCAGCCCGTCGAAGTTCGGCCGCCCGTCGGGATAGGCGCGCCACTCGCCCTTGGTGAAGTCGAGGTCGCTGTCATAGGTGGTGAACAGCCCGGCGCCGAGCGTGCCCACCGAATCCGGGCTCGGCCGCTTGGCGATCCCGGCAAAGGCCATGTTGGGAAAGCTGATCCCGCTGGCGAGCTTCACTTCGCCGGCATTGTACCAGGAACGGTTGGCGACGCCGCCGATGCCGATGATCTGCGGCCCGCGGATCTGGCGCAGGTGGAGCGACTTGGCGAAGCTGTCGTCGATCATGCTGGCGAACGCGCCGGTATCGACCACGAACAGATAGGGCTTGTTATAGATCGTCGCGGCGATCCACACGCGGCCGTCTTCCATGATGATGTGGTTCATCACCGGCTCGCGGCCCGCCGCGCGGGCGCCCGCCAGCGGCAGTGCCGACATCGCCAGCCCGCCGCCGATCACTCCGCGCCTGTCGATCATCGTTCCGTCCCCCTCTTGTCGGCCCGGTGCTATGGCTTCCAAGTGACGGAATAAAGACGACTTATCGGTTTCGGACCAATATCAGCCCGAGCAGGCTGAGCAGCCCCGCGCCGGCGAGGTAATAGCCCACCCAGATCAGCCCGCCCTGCTTGACCAAAGTCTCGGCGATCAGCGGGGTGAGGCCGCCGCCCAGGATGCCGCCCAGGTTGAAGGTGACCGACACGCCGGTGTAGCGCACCCGCGCCGGGAACAGGCTGGGCAGCCAGCCGCCGAGCGGGCCATAGACGAAGCCCATCACGAACAGCCCGAAGGCAAGCCAGGCGGCGACGCTCGCCAGCGATCCCGGCACCAGCAGCATCGCCATCGTCATGCCCACTGGCAGCGTGAAGATGCAGCCGAACATCAGCACGCTGTTCGCGCTGCGCTTGTCGGCGCTGATCCCGGCGGTGACGATGCCCGCGGCCATGAACAGGATCGCAACCAGTTCGATGCCCAGGAACGTCTCGCGGTCATAGCCGAGCGTCTTGGTGCCGTAGCCGATGATGAACACGGTCGAGATGTAGAACAGCGCGAAGCAGGCGACGGTGCCGACGGTGCCGGCGAAGGTGGCGAGCGCGCTGGTGCGGAACAGCTCGCCGATCGGCACCGCGGGCGGGGCTTCCTTCTCGGCTGCGGCGACGAACTCGGGCGTCTCGCTGATCTTGAGGCGCACCCACAGGCCGAGGAAGACCAGCACCGAGCTCAGGAGGAACGGCAGCCGCCAGCCCCATTCGCGGAAGGTCGCCTCGTCCATCACCGCGCCGAGCACCAGGAAGAAGCCATTGGCGAAGATGAAGCCCACCGGCGCACCCATCGGCGGGAAGCTGCCATAGCGATTGGCCCAGCCCGGCGGGGCGTTCTCCACCGCGAGCAGGCTCGCCCCGCCCCATTCGCCGCCCAGCCCCAGCCCCTGGCCGAAGCGCAGCAGGCAGAGCAGCAGCGGCGCCGTCCAGCCGATCAGCGCATAGCCGGGCAGGAAGCCGATCAGCACGGTCGAGAGGCCCATCAGCATCAGCGAGGCGACGAGGGTGGACTTGCGCCCGAGCTTGTCGCCGAAATGGCCGAACAGCACGCCGCCCAGCGGCCGCGCGAAGAAGGCGACCGAGAAGCTGGCATAGCTGGCGAGCTGGCGGATCCAGGGCTCGCTCGCCGGGAAGAACAGGTCGGGGAAGACGAGCGCCGCTGCAGTGGCGTAGATGTAGAAGTCATAGAATTCGACCGACGTGCCGACGAGGCTCGCGAACAGGATGCGGCGGTGCGATGCGGCGGCTTTGGTCATGCCCTCTCCCCTTTTCGCCCTCTCCTTGGATCGATCCGCCGCAAAGGGGAAGCCCGTTCATCGCGGCGACAGTTTCGCCTGCGTACCGGTACGCCGCACTCAGCGACCGACCAGGGAGGAAGGCGATGCAGGAATCGGCAGGCAGGCGGCTGGCCTTTGCGATGGCGTTCGCGCTACTCGCGGGCCTGGTGGTCGCCTTCTGGAACCCGGTCGCGCACTTCAAGGCAGACCTTCGCGCCGATGCCCAGGGCTTCAAGTTCAGCATCGAGCTGGCGACGCATCTGTTCCAGGTCGGCGTGAAGCGGCTTTGATGGAGCCGCTATCGTCATCCCGGCTTTCGCCGGGATGACGGATGAAGCAAGCTGCTCGCATGCGCATCACCACCTTGGCGATCCTCGCCCCGCTCCTGCTCGCCGCCGCGGCCCCGCAACCGCACTACCGCGTCGTCCATGGCTGGCCGGTCCTCCCCGAGAGCCGCCTGCTCGGCCCCTGTTCGGGCGTCGCGGTGCACGGCGGCGAAGTGTTCGTCCTGCACCGCGGCAATCGCGGCACCGATGCCAAGGCGCTGACGTTGGTCAAGGAGCCTGTGGTCGAAGTGTTCGACGCGGGCACCGGCAGGCTGCTCCGCGAATGGGGCGCCGGGCGCTTCGTCATTCCGCACGGCATCAGCATCGGCGCGAACGGCCATGTCTGGATCACCGATACCGGCTCGAACGAAGTGTTCGAGTTCACGCCCGGCGGCGAGCTGCTCCGTATCCTCGGCGAGCACGGCGTCGCCGGTGCCGATGCCAGTCATTTCGATCGCCCCACCGATGTCGCGCCGCTCGCCGACGGCAGCTTCTACGTCGCGGACGGCTATGGCAATTCGCGCGTGATGAAGTTCGCTGCCGACGGCAAGCTGCTGTTCCAATGGGGCAGCCGCGGCACCGGGCCGGGCCAGTTCAACATCCCGCACGCACTGGCGGTGGATGCGGCGGGCCGCGTCTATGTCGCCGACCGCGTCAACGACCGGGTGCAGGTCTTCGACGGGACGGGCCGCTATCTCGGCGAATGGAAGTCCGCCACGATCGGCCGCCCCTTCGGCCTGGCGCTGTTGCCCGGCAGCCGGATCGCGATCCTCGACGGCGGCGCGAACCCGGACAAGGTGCCCGATCATGACGGCGTCACCATCGCCGGGCTCGACGGCCGGGTGACCGCGCATTTCGGCCGGCTCGGCAACCAGGACGGCCAGTTCTGGATCGCGCACGACATCGCCGCGGACGCCGCCGGCAATCTCTACGTCGTCGATATCGCCGGCCAGCGCGTGCAGAAGTTCGCGCGGTAGTAGCGCGCCCAAGCGCGTCATCCCCGCGAAGGCGGCGACCCAGCTCGGGGAGAAGTCAGGCGCGAAACCGCCGTCGCATCAGCCCGCGCGTGCAGGAGATGGGGCCCCGCTTTCGCGGGGGCGACGGCAGCGGGTCAAATCAAAGCCCGAACAGCTTCACTGCGTTGAGCATCGCCCAGTAGAGCCCGCCCGAGAGCAGCATCGCCGCGGGCAGCGTCAGCAGCCAGGCCAGCGCCAGGTTGCGCACCGTGCGGGCCTGCAGCCCCGCGCCGCTCGCCACCGAGGCGCCGGCGACGCCCGAGGAGAGGATGTGCGTGGTCGACACCGGCAGGCCGAACCGGTCGGCGAGCAGGATCGTGCTCGCCCCGACCAGCTCGGCCGAAGCGCCCATCGCATAGGTCATGTGCTGCTTGCCGATCTTCTCGCCCACGGTGACGACGATCCGCTTCCAGCCGATCATCGTGCCGAGACCCAGGGCAAGCGCGACGACGATCTTCACCCAGAGCGGGATGTAGCGCGTGCCGGCTTCGAGGTTCTTCTGATAGTCGGTCAGCGCCTTCAGCTCCGCGGGCTGGTAGCCATCGGGCTTCTTGGTGGCGAGCTTGGTGGTGTCGAGCACCAGGTACATGTCGTTGCGGACATTGCCGGTCGCTTCCGCCGGCACCTTGCTCAGCGAGCCATAGCCCTGGACGCGCGCGGTGAGATCCTTCGACAGGCCCTCGAGCGCGGCGAACACCTGCGGACTGTCGGCCTTGCGCTGCTGGAGCGCGGTGGTGAGGATCTTGCGCGCGTCGACCGGCGCGACATCGGGCAGCCCGCCGCTGCGCGCATCGAACGCGGCCTCGGCGACGGTGGCGGTCTGGACATAGGCCGGCGTGGCGCTCGCCGACTGGGTGCGGTTGAGCGCATAGGCGGTCGGCGCGCAGCCGATCAGGATCAGCATGATCAGCCCCATGCCCTTCTGGCCGTCGTTCGAGCCATGGCTGAACGAGACCGCGGTGCAGGTGAAGATCAGCGCGCTGCGGATGCCGATCGGCGGCGCGGTGTGCGGCATCGGCGAGGTGTAGAGCTTCGGGTTGCGCAGGAAGATGCGCATCACCAGCAGCAGCGCCAGCGCGGCGAAGAAGCCGATCAGCGGCGCCATCCACAGGCCGGTGAGGATCTTGGTCGCCTGGCTCCAGTCGACGCCGGCGGTGCCGCCGCGCGATCCGGTGTTGATCAGCTGGTTGGCGAAGCCGACGCCGAGCACCGAGCCGATCAGCGTGTGCGACGAGCTGTTGGGCAGGCCGATATACCAGGTGCCGAGGTTCCACAGCACCGCGGCGAGCAGCAGCGCGAAGATCATCGCGAAGCCGCCCGCGGATCCGACGTTGAGGATCAGCTCCACCGGCAGCAGCGTGATGATCGAATAGGCGACCGCGCCGCTCGAGAACATCACGCCGAGGAAATTCCAGAAGCCCGACCAGATCACCGCGAAATGCGCGGGCATCGAATTGGTGTAGATCACCGTGGCGACGGCGTTGGCGGTGTCGTGGAAGCCGTTCACGAACTCGAAGCCGAGCGCGATCAGCAGCGCCAGCCCGAGGAACAGGAACACGCTGGTCGCCAGCGTCTCGCCCACACCCCGCGTGTCCGTCAGGACGCTCCAGCCGGCAAAGGCCAGCCCGCCGACCATGATCGCCGCGAACAGCAACTTGGCCAGGGGATGCGTCTTGTAGTCGAATCGGGGCCCCGGCTGCGGTTGGTCAACCGGCGGGGCTTGGTCCAGAGCGAGTGATGCCATGATGATCGCGCCTCTGGCCGGAGGGTGTGACAGGCGTGTGACAAACGCGTGACAGACCGAGGGGTCGGCGCAAAACGATACGCAAAAGAAACGCCCCACCCCGGGGCTGCGGGATGGGGCGTTCGGCCTTGCCGCCTCGATCCTGGGATCGGCGCAGCACGGGAAATCGGCTCCGGCGCGCGCCGGAGCGGCTCAGAAATGAAACTGCATATAGGCCTTGGGACCCGGCTTGATGCCGCGATTGCTGCCCGGCGTGCTCATGAAGCCGCGCCCGCGCAGCCGCCGCAACCAGGCGAAGCCCAGCTCGACATGGTCCGACGCCTCGAAGCTCAGCCGCGCGCCGGCATAGTGGCGGGCATCGCGGATCATGCCGCGGTCCGCATCGAAGCGCGGCGCCTGGGTGTAGCCGGTCAGGCCCAGCCAAGTATGCCCGATCACTTCCTTCTGGACCGACACGCCATATCCCGCGCTGGTCTCGTCCGCGCGCCATTCCTCGCTCGACGCACGCACCGTCGCGGTGGTGCGCAGCCACAACCCCTGGACATGCTCGTCGGTCTTGGTGCGCACTTCCGGCCGCACGACCAGATAGGCCGTCTCCGCCGCCGCAATCGTCTGTGCACAGGCCGGCGCGCAGGCGAAGCCCGCCCCCGCCGCCAAAATCAGACCCGCCCCCCGAATCATCATATATCCCTGCTCCCCAGCTGCGGGATTTGGCCACCAACCGATGGTTGACGGCAATTAGGTATTATTGCGGGTTTGTTTCCGTGGCTAGAGCTTTGTTGCGGGATATTTCCAGGAATCGTGCATAATGTGCGTGTCGCTCGGAGCTTGCGGGGCGGCCGGGCGTTCCCTAGTTGTTCGCTATGACTGTCCCCGTAGAGACCGACGCCAACGCTCCGTATCTGAACGGCCTGAACCCGCCCCAGCGCGAGGCGGTGCTCACCGTGGACGGCCCGGTGCTCGTCCTCGCCGGCGCCGGCACGGGCAAGACCGCGGCGCTCACCGCCCGCCTCGCCCATCTGCTGTGGACCCGCCGCGCCTATCCCAGCGAGATCCTCGCCGTCACCTTCACCAACAAGGCGGCGCGCGAGATGAAGGAGCGCGTCGGCCGGCTCGTCGGCGATGCGGTGGAGGGCATGCCCTGGCTCGGCACCTTCCACGCGATCGGCGCCAAGATGCTGCGCCGCCATGCCGAGCTGGTCGGCCTGCAATCGAACTTCACCATCCTCGACACCGACGACCAGCTGCGCCTGATCAAGCAGCTGATCCTCGCCGCCGATCTCGACGAGAAGCGCTGGCCCGCGCGCCAGCTCGCCGGGCTGATCGACGAGTGGAAGAACAAGGGGCTGACGCCGGCCGAGATCGGTGCCGGCGAGTCCGAGCGCTATGGCGGCGGCCTCGGCGCCGCGCTCTACCATCTCTACCAGGAGCGGCTGAAGACGCTCAACGCGTGCGACTTCGGCGACCTGCTCCTCCACATGCTGGTGATCCTCAAGACCCACCGCGACGTGCTCGAGCTCTACCAGCAGCGCTTCCGCTACATCCTGGTCGACGAGTATCAGGACACCAACGCCGTCCAGTATCTCTGGCTGCGGCTGCTCGCCCAGGAGCGCAAGAACATCTGCTGCGTCGGCGACGACGACCAGTCGATCTATTCCTGGCGCGGTGCGCTGGTCGAGAACATCCTCAAGTTCGAGAAGGATTTCCCCGGCGCCAAGGTGATCAAGCTCGAGCAGAATTACCGCTCGACGCCGCACATCCTCGCCGCCGCCTCGGGCGTGATCGCCAACAACTCCGGCCGCCTCGGCAAGACGCTGTGGACCGACAAGAATGACGGCGAGAAGGTCAAGGTGCTCGGCGTGTGGGACGGGCCCGAGGAGGCGCGCCGCGTCGGCGAGGAGATCGAGGGCGCCCAGCGCGGCGGCAAGTCCCTGGACGACATCGCCATCCTCGTCCGCGCCCAGCACCAGACCCGCGAGTTCGAGGACCGGTTCATCGCGATCGGCCTGCCCTATCGCATCATCGGCGGCTTCCGCTTCTACGAGCGCCAGGAGATCCGCGACGCGCTCGCCTATCTCCGCGTCGTCGCCCAGCCGGCGGACGACCTCGCCTTCGAGCGCATCGTCAACACGCCCAAGCGCGGCCTTGGCGACAAGGCGCTGGCGAAGGTCCACCAATATGCCCGCGCCGCCGGCATCCCGCTCACCGTCGCCGCCGCGCGCATCCTCGATACCGACGAGCTGACGCCCCAGGCCCGCCGCGCGCTCGGCAATCTGGTCGGCGACATGGCGCGCTGGCGCTCCATGGGCAACGATCTCCAGCACCCGGACCTCGCCCGCATCATCCTCGACGAGAGCGGCTACACCGCGATGTGGCAGGCCGATCGCACCGCCGAGGCCGCCGGCCGGCTCGAGAACCTCAACGAGCTCGTCCGCGCGATGGAGGAGTATGAAACGCTCGGCGCCTTCCTCGAGCACGTCTCCCTCGTCATGGACAATGAGAACAACGCCGACGAGGCCAAGGTGACGATCATGACGATCCACGCCGCCAAGGGGCTGGAGTTCGACACGGTGTTCCTGGCGGGCTGGGAGGAAGGCATCTTCCCCTCGCAGCGCGCGCTCGACGAGGGCGGCCTCGCCAGCCTCGAGGAGGAGCGCCGCCTGGCCTATGTCGCGATCACCCGCGCCCGCCGCCTCGCGACCATCCTCCACGCCGCCAATCGCCGCATCTACGGCCAGTGGAACTCGTCGATCCCGAGCCGCTTCGTCGCCGAGCTGCCCGAGGCACATATCGAGAGCGAAAGCACGATGACCGGCGGGGCGAGCCTATGGCAGGCCAACTGGAGCGAACGCAGCGACCCCTTCGCCGATGTCGGCCGCGGCACCGGCCGGGGCCCCGGCTGGCAGCGCGCCGCGGGCGTCGACCCCAAGAACCCCGGCGGCGGCTTCACCGCCCGCACCTTCTCGCGTGAGCCGGCACGCGTGGTGGAAAGCCGCGCGTCTGCGGTGAGCTTCGGCGCCAAGCCCCGCGACGACCTGTCGCTCGGCATGCGCGTGTTCCACCAGAAGTTCGGCTACGGCACGATCGCCGAGATCGAAGGCAACAAGCTCGAGATCGACTTCGAGCAGGCCGGGCGGAAGCGGGTTATGGATAGTTTTGTGACGGTGGGATAAGAAGGTCTCAAGCTATTTTTTTGCCGACTCCAGCGCAGCATCGGCAATCTTATTATTGATAGCCCGCTCCCTAGAAAAATTGACTACATCATGTAGTGAAAACATCATTTCATCCACAAGGTAAGATCTTTCTTTGTTTCTATACATCATTTCACGGAAAATGGGATGATCCATAGTGATGTGGAAAACATGATCGAACTTCTCCAGCGATTCAATCGCAGTAGGATCTCCCGAATTTAGCTTCCGAAAGACGTCTAGGGCCATATCGTAGATCCAAGGAAAGTCGTCTCGAAACTGGCTGGCCATCATGAGCAAGGAAACGCCTTCCGGCAATTCCCTGCCGAAACTGCGAGTCATATCACGCATCATATTGATATCGTGTCGCCGTTTTCTTCTGCTGCCGGATGCATCAGGATCAATGCGGCGCTCAATTCGACTCGGAAGGTCTTGAAACATGACCTTAACCTCTTCGAATAGCTTGGCTACCGACGTACTGTCAGTTTCGCTATCGAGCGATGAATCCCCTTCAGTTTTGGCAGCCAATTCTAGTGCCTTTACCCGGAAGGCTTCAACCTGACTCTTAACAACCTCTCTATCTGGCTCCGAACCTGGAATCCTCTTAACAAGCTGAATCACTAACTGAGTAAGGGCCTCTTCGCTATCATCCGAGTTCTGGAACTGAGCAAAAGGTCCAACGCTCGCATTTTGCAGTGGAATTCCTAGCGCAACTCCATGAACGGGGGTCTCTAACTTCCCCTTGGCTACGCCCGCTTCGTACAATATCCACGGCCTGCCGATGCTGTTTGGCGTCAAGAGACAGACCACATCCGAAGCAGCATCTAGCTTGCTCATGATCTCTGGATACCATTCGACGCCATACTCGATGCCCTGATTACCCTTTTTGTCCGAAGAGCGAAAAGATTTCAGAACGCCAGCGCTGACACTGCTAAGCAGGCGGCTGAATGCCTCAGCAAGAGCAGCGTCCCGCGTGTCGTGGCTAATAAAAACGAGTGGCTTTCGTGTCGATGAAACCGGTGCTTCAATTTCATCTGGTTCGGTACCTTTGCCCACAACCACTACCCTCTCTGCCCCTATCACGACATATGACAGCAGGATCGTTGAGAACGTCAAGAGATGGTAAAGGAGCTTATTCACTTTGCCTCAAACCCTGATATAGTCACCAACCTAGTCAGGAGCCCGCCATCGCCATGGAACGCATCAACCTAGCCGACGCCAAGGCGCGCCTCAGCGAGATCGTCGATCGGGTCGAGGCGGGCGAGAGCATCGAGATCGTCCGGCGCGGCAAGCCCGCCGCGCGGCTTGTGCCCGCGGAGGTCGAGCGCGAGTGGGAGCCAATTGACGTCGAAGCGCTGCGCAAGCTGCATGCGCGGACGCCGGTTCAAAAGGAATCCGCCGGGGAGTTCATCCGCCGGATGCGCGACGACGCACGCTATTGAGCTATTATCTTGACACCTCGGCAATGGTCGCAGCGCTTGTTGTGGAGCAGCATTCGCCTGCGGTTCTCGGTTGGCTGGAAAGCGTGGAGCCGGGAACGGCGTTTATCAGCGATTGGACCCATACCGAAATATCGAGCGCGCTGTCGCTCAAGCTGCGGACCGGGGAAATTACGCTCGAAACCCGGGCCGAGGCCCTGGGGGCGTTTGCTGTCATGGCAACGACCAGCTTGCCGACGCTGGCTGTCGCAGAAGAGCATTTCGAGGTCGCTGCCCGTTTCGCTGCGCAGCATGAGCTCGGTTTGCGCGCAGGCGATGCCTTGCATCTCGCTGTGGCAAAGGACGGAGGCTTCGCGTTGGTAACGCTCGACCAGCGCATGGCCGACGCCGCGCTCCAGCTAGGCGTACCCGTCGAGCGGATATAATTCCGCTTCAAATGTAGGATTTCGTCTGATCTACCCTGGTAGATGGACGACTCACCCTCCCCCGATACGCCCGAAGACGACGGCCCCAGCGCCCTCGCCTTCACTCCCGTTCCCCTCGAACGCATCCACCACAATGGCTGGAGCGAGCGCCGGCAGCGGGACTTCATCACTGCGCTCGCCGCGATGGGCTCGGTCCTCCACGCCGCCCGCGCGGTGGGGATGAGCAAGCAGTCCGCCTACAAGCTGCGCGAGCGGCCCGGGGCGGAGAGTTTTGCGGCGGCATGGGATTTCGCATTGGCTATCGGCTATGCCGATGCCTTCGATCGGGCGGTGGAGCGCGCTACTGTCGGGATCACCACGCCGCGCTTCTACAAGGGCAAGCAGGTCGGTACGCGCCACCGGATCGACTGGCGCCTGGCGATGACCGCGCTCAACGGCACGCCCACGCCGCTCACGCCGCCGCCACGCAAGAAAGTTGCGAGATGAGGCGCATTTCCCCGAACCGAGTCAACCTAGGCGGGCAAGCCCCTCAGGCCGCCGCCTCGATCTGGATCAGCGTCACGCCCTGGTATTTCTCCAGGCTCGGATCGAACAGCGCGCTCGGCGCGAAGTCGCGCTCGAGCAGGGTCAGCTCCTTGAGCCCGTCGAGCTTGAAGGTGCCCACCTTCTCCTCGCGCGGCAGGAAGCCCTCCTTGGAGACGACCACCGCGTCGAGGAACACTGCGTCGTGGCGGGTGTAGAGGATGTGCGGCGCCAGGATCATCCGCGTGCGGTTATAGGTCATCGACACGCATTTGTGGCGGACGATCGCTTCGAACAGCAGCGGCAGCATCGCCGCGGGCGTGGCGGACGGATCGGCTTCGAGACTCAACTTCATCCTCTCCCTATGCCGCTCATGTTGCGGTGCAGCAAGCGTCTGTGTCTAGAGCATAGCATGTGGCGGCGAGGAAAACGCGGAGTCCGGTTGCCGGTTGCGCGGTGGCGGGCGCCGGCACGGGCTAGACTTCGATCCCGTTCCACTCGGTGATCGTGTGGAAGGCCGGCAGGGTCAGCGATCCCTCGGCGGTCTTGGCGACAAAGTTGTTGCCTTGCTGCTGCAGCCCGGCCTCGCCCAGCACCCGCGGCGAGACCCGGTGCCGGGTGGTGAGCACGCCATTATGGTCCTCGACCAGCGGCTGCTCGAACTCGATGCCCTGCTGCTGGCGCATCGCCCGGCGGACGATGGCGACGGCCATCTGCCCCTCGCCGAGGTCGACGACGAATTGCGTGCCCTCCGGCACGTCGACGATCCCGTCGATCAGCGCCCCGGATGCCGAGACGTTCTTGAGCACGGCGGAGTAATAATGGTTCTCGTGGATCACTCCCACCTTGCGGAAGGTGGTGTGGCGGATGTGGCGCTGGCGGGCCGGCCCCTGCGGCTTGATCACCCATTTGCCGTCCTGGAAGCGCGTGACGAGCTCGTCATTGGGCACGGCGCGGCTGTAGAGGAAGCCCTGGATATGGCTGACGTTGAGCCGGCGCATCGTCTCGAGCTGGTCGAAGCTCTCGATGCCCTCGGCGGTGGTCTCCATGCCGAGCGCATTGGCGAGCGCGACGATCGCGGCGATGATCGCCTGGTTGCGGGCGCCCTCCTCGGTGGTGCCGCGGACGAAGCTCTGGTCGATCTTGATCTTGTCGAACGGCGCGGTGCGCAGATAGCCGAGCGAGGAATAGCCGGTGCCGAAATCGTCGAGCGCCAGCCGCACGCCGAGCCGCTTCAGCGCGGCGAAGCGCCCGTCGGTCTCGGCGGTGTCGCCCAGGAACACGCTCTC
This genomic interval carries:
- a CDS encoding UvrD-helicase domain-containing protein — its product is MTVPVETDANAPYLNGLNPPQREAVLTVDGPVLVLAGAGTGKTAALTARLAHLLWTRRAYPSEILAVTFTNKAAREMKERVGRLVGDAVEGMPWLGTFHAIGAKMLRRHAELVGLQSNFTILDTDDQLRLIKQLILAADLDEKRWPARQLAGLIDEWKNKGLTPAEIGAGESERYGGGLGAALYHLYQERLKTLNACDFGDLLLHMLVILKTHRDVLELYQQRFRYILVDEYQDTNAVQYLWLRLLAQERKNICCVGDDDQSIYSWRGALVENILKFEKDFPGAKVIKLEQNYRSTPHILAAASGVIANNSGRLGKTLWTDKNDGEKVKVLGVWDGPEEARRVGEEIEGAQRGGKSLDDIAILVRAQHQTREFEDRFIAIGLPYRIIGGFRFYERQEIRDALAYLRVVAQPADDLAFERIVNTPKRGLGDKALAKVHQYARAAGIPLTVAAARILDTDELTPQARRALGNLVGDMARWRSMGNDLQHPDLARIILDESGYTAMWQADRTAEAAGRLENLNELVRAMEEYETLGAFLEHVSLVMDNENNADEAKVTIMTIHAAKGLEFDTVFLAGWEEGIFPSQRALDEGGLASLEEERRLAYVAITRARRLATILHAANRRIYGQWNSSIPSRFVAELPEAHIESESTMTGGASLWQANWSERSDPFADVGRGTGRGPGWQRAAGVDPKNPGGGFTARTFSREPARVVESRASAVSFGAKPRDDLSLGMRVFHQKFGYGTIAEIEGNKLEIDFEQAGRKRVMDSFVTVG
- a CDS encoding type II toxin-antitoxin system prevent-host-death family antitoxin: MERINLADAKARLSEIVDRVEAGESIEIVRRGKPAARLVPAEVEREWEPIDVEALRKLHARTPVQKESAGEFIRRMRDDARY
- a CDS encoding type II toxin-antitoxin system VapC family toxin, whose product is MSYYLDTSAMVAALVVEQHSPAVLGWLESVEPGTAFISDWTHTEISSALSLKLRTGEITLETRAEALGAFAVMATTSLPTLAVAEEHFEVAARFAAQHELGLRAGDALHLAVAKDGGFALVTLDQRMADAALQLGVPVERI
- a CDS encoding WYL domain-containing protein, producing the protein MKLSLEADPSATPAAMLPLLFEAIVRHKCVSMTYNRTRMILAPHILYTRHDAVFLDAVVVSKEGFLPREEKVGTFKLDGLKELTLLERDFAPSALFDPSLEKYQGVTLIQIEAAA